TCTTGCCCAGCACCAGGGCACTCAGGCCATAGCGTGTGTCGTTGGCAATGGCGATCGCGTCAGCCTCATCCTCGTAGGGGATGATCGTGAGCACCGGCCCGAAGATCTCCTCGCGCGCGATGCGCATCTGGTTGTTGGCATGCGTAAAGAGGGTGGGCTTCACGAACCATCCGGCGCGCATTCCATCGGGCAGGCCTTCACCACCTGCCAGCAGCGTCGCGCCTTCCTGCTGTCCGATACGGATGTAGTCCTGCACCCGTTCCCATTGCTTTTTGCTCACCATCGGACCGATGTCGGTGTCGGTATTGCGCGGATCTCCGGATCGGACATGCGAGACTGCCTCCTTCGCGATCTGCTCGAACTCTATCAGGCGACTGCGAGGCACGAGGATACGCGTCCCGGCAATGCAAGCCTGGCCGCTGTTGGCGAAACCCGCCTGCAGCACCAGCGGCATGATGGCGGCAAAATCCGCGTCTGCCAGTACGATCGTGGGCGACTTGCCACCCAGTTCCAGGGTCACGCGCTTCATTGTCGCGGCGCCGGTAGCCACCAGATGCTGGCCCACTGCAGACGAGCCCGTGAACGAAATCTTGGCGACGCCGGGGTTGCGCGCGATCTCTTCGCCGACGACCTCGCCCCGGCCATTGACGATGTTGAATACCCCTGGGGGGAGGCCGGCTTCGTGCAACGCCCTGGCCACGATCTGCGTCTGCATCGCGCTCATCTCACTGGGCTTGATGACGGCGGTGCAACCCGCCGCCAGCGCGGTGGCCAGCTTGTTGCAGATGAAGCCCGCATTGCTGTTCCATGGCGTGATCAGACCGGCAACGCCGATAGGTGTCTGGATGACCTTAGCCGAGCCGGCTTGCTCCTCGAACGCGAAGGACTTCAGTGTATCGATGGCCTGGGCAATGACATCGGCCGGATACGTTGCCATCCAGCGCCCGCGTACTAACGGCGCGCCGTATTCCATCAGGATGGCGTCCATCAACTCATCTTCACGCGCCGCCACGGCCCGGTGCATGCGCTGCAGGGCAGAGATGCGCTCCTCGCGCGTGGTGCGCGACCAGGCGGGGAACGCCGCCTGGGCCGCCGCGATGGCGCGCCGCGCGTCCTGCACATCGCCCAGCCGCACCTGACCGATGACTTCCTCGGTGCTTGGGTTGTGGAGGTCGAACCATTCCTCGCCGTGTGGCGTGACGAATTCGCCGTTGATGTAGATGTGCTCAATGCGTTGCATGTCGGCTTCCTCTGAATGTGATGCAACGAAGTCTAGGATTAGTTTATTGTTCTGATAAGCCGTCTTGTGGCTGATGATATATCCGTAAATTCGGGACAATCCATGCACAGAACAGGAATGACCGAGCTGGAAGTGGTTCTGGCCGTCGCACGCCGCAATAGCTTTCGTGGCGCGGCGCAGGAATTGGGGATGTCCACTACAGCCGTGAGCAGCGCCGTGGCCGGACTGGAGGCACGGTTGAGGGTGCGTCTCTTCAACCGTTCGACACGCAGCGTAGCTCTCACTGACGCGGGGCTGCGCTATGTGGAGCGCATTGCCCCCGCATTGGCGGAAATCAGGAGCGCAGGCGAAGAAGCCGGTACCGGCCCGGACGTGCCGAGCGGCACTCTGCGCATCAATGCACCGCAGGGCGCGGCAACCCTGCTGCTGGAGCCGCTTTTCAACCTGTACGCGCAGCGCTATCCCGAGGTACGGATCGACATCGTGAGCGAGTCGCGCATGATCGACGTCGTGGCCGAAGGATTCGATGCAGGTATCCGCCTGGCCGAATCCGTCCCGCAAGACATGATCGCCGTGCCGCTTTCGCGCGACGTCCGCATGCTTGTGGTGGCGACGCCTGAATACCTGGCGCGCCACGGCACGCCCGGACACCCTCGCGATCTGCTCCAGCACCAGAGCATCGGCATGCGCATGTCCCACGGTGGCATCTATCACTGGGAGCTGGAGCACAAGGGCCAGAAGCTGCAGATGGATCTGCCTGTGCGCATCGCGCTCAATGAATTGCCGGCCATCAAGCAGGCGGTACTGCTCGGGCTGGGCGTCGGCTTTATTTCCGAATGGTTCATCAATGAAGAGTTGAAGACCGGCGCTCTGGTGCCCGTGCTGGTTCCGTGGTGCCCGTCGTTTGGCGGACTGAGGCTTTACTATTCAGGTCATCGCTTCGTTCCCGCGCGGTTGCGCGCCCTTGTTAGCCTGGTCCATGAGTTGCGCCTGGCCGAAGCGCCGTAGGGGGAGACGTGTCCGCCAGGCGGAAGAGGCCATTCATCAGGTGGCGCCTT
This genomic stretch from Paraburkholderia caffeinilytica harbors:
- a CDS encoding aldehyde dehydrogenase family protein — encoded protein: MQRIEHIYINGEFVTPHGEEWFDLHNPSTEEVIGQVRLGDVQDARRAIAAAQAAFPAWSRTTREERISALQRMHRAVAAREDELMDAILMEYGAPLVRGRWMATYPADVIAQAIDTLKSFAFEEQAGSAKVIQTPIGVAGLITPWNSNAGFICNKLATALAAGCTAVIKPSEMSAMQTQIVARALHEAGLPPGVFNIVNGRGEVVGEEIARNPGVAKISFTGSSAVGQHLVATGAATMKRVTLELGGKSPTIVLADADFAAIMPLVLQAGFANSGQACIAGTRILVPRSRLIEFEQIAKEAVSHVRSGDPRNTDTDIGPMVSKKQWERVQDYIRIGQQEGATLLAGGEGLPDGMRAGWFVKPTLFTHANNQMRIAREEIFGPVLTIIPYEDEADAIAIANDTRYGLSALVLGKNPASCERVARQIDSGRVLVNTLAHEPRAPFGGFKHSGLGREMGRWGMSAYLEPKTLLTCTD
- a CDS encoding LysR family transcriptional regulator; this translates as MTELEVVLAVARRNSFRGAAQELGMSTTAVSSAVAGLEARLRVRLFNRSTRSVALTDAGLRYVERIAPALAEIRSAGEEAGTGPDVPSGTLRINAPQGAATLLLEPLFNLYAQRYPEVRIDIVSESRMIDVVAEGFDAGIRLAESVPQDMIAVPLSRDVRMLVVATPEYLARHGTPGHPRDLLQHQSIGMRMSHGGIYHWELEHKGQKLQMDLPVRIALNELPAIKQAVLLGLGVGFISEWFINEELKTGALVPVLVPWCPSFGGLRLYYSGHRFVPARLRALVSLVHELRLAEAP